In a single window of the Micromonospora sp. WMMD1155 genome:
- a CDS encoding choice-of-anchor M domain-containing protein, with translation MNAMRIRSRLIAGLIVTAALLVGTGTPVAAAPVVLSSGHVDVIDVDYAAGALTVNVLDGTGTTAVERNPADVLFRVPNTAKITVPGGSAWSFLGTGGQAWVLPQSSTAGLLWAGWNTTEVPTGVFQNNRVTFKLTSVSGPAGFSIYTVSGGTPSVLFDSGNGLPDSLNVTYNTHAHANWGFDAAGTYAVTFEVTGKLSSTGATVSSGAKTFTFDVLP, from the coding sequence GTGAACGCCATGCGTATCCGCAGCCGGCTGATCGCCGGTCTCATCGTGACTGCCGCACTGCTCGTCGGGACCGGCACGCCCGTCGCCGCGGCACCGGTCGTGCTCTCCAGTGGCCACGTCGACGTGATCGATGTCGACTACGCCGCCGGCGCGCTCACCGTCAACGTCCTGGACGGCACCGGCACCACTGCCGTCGAACGCAACCCCGCCGACGTGCTCTTCCGGGTGCCGAACACCGCCAAGATCACCGTGCCCGGCGGCTCGGCCTGGTCCTTCCTGGGCACGGGCGGTCAGGCGTGGGTCCTGCCGCAGTCCAGCACCGCCGGACTCCTCTGGGCCGGATGGAACACGACCGAGGTGCCCACCGGCGTCTTCCAGAACAACCGGGTCACCTTCAAACTCACCAGCGTCTCCGGACCTGCCGGCTTCAGCATCTACACCGTCTCCGGCGGCACCCCCTCGGTGCTCTTCGACAGCGGGAACGGCCTACCCGACAGCCTCAACGTCACCTACAACACCCACGCCCACGCCAACTGGGGCTTCGACGCCGCCGGCACCTACGCCGTCACCTTCGAGGTCACCGGCAAACTCTCCTCCACCGGTGCCACCGTCAGCTCTGGCGCCAAGACCTTCACCTTCGACGTCCTTCCCTGA
- a CDS encoding class I SAM-dependent methyltransferase: MATTTGAPGVALDPPQTAQWRETWSELMEGFVPYLAGLEETLCRVAEAVHGRAPRRVLDLGGGPGLLAERMARRWAGAEVTLMDIDPVLLALARGALAGQVRALEGDLSTPRWVDRTGGGHDLITVVMTLHYLPSSQVRAFYDDARRCLAPGGLLVVADLMPDDGLPSLMSALDPAPNEAAAELAWAQWWNDIADLEVLRPLLAQREAVFGSRPPAEFTAPVSWHTAAAREAGFGQAGILWRCGRHAALAAVA; the protein is encoded by the coding sequence ATGGCAACGACCACCGGCGCGCCCGGCGTCGCGCTCGACCCACCGCAGACAGCCCAGTGGCGCGAGACATGGTCAGAGCTCATGGAAGGGTTCGTGCCGTACCTCGCCGGCCTTGAGGAGACGCTGTGCCGGGTCGCCGAGGCCGTTCACGGCCGGGCGCCCCGCCGAGTGCTGGACCTCGGCGGCGGTCCCGGGCTGCTGGCCGAGCGGATGGCCCGGCGGTGGGCCGGTGCCGAGGTCACCCTCATGGACATCGATCCGGTGCTGCTGGCGCTGGCGCGCGGCGCCCTGGCGGGGCAGGTGCGGGCGTTGGAGGGAGACCTGTCGACACCGCGCTGGGTGGACCGAACGGGTGGCGGCCACGACCTGATCACGGTGGTCATGACCCTGCACTACCTGCCATCGTCCCAGGTGCGGGCGTTCTACGACGACGCGCGACGCTGCCTGGCCCCCGGCGGACTGCTCGTCGTCGCGGACCTCATGCCCGACGACGGACTCCCGTCCCTGATGAGCGCGCTGGATCCCGCCCCGAACGAGGCCGCCGCGGAGTTGGCCTGGGCGCAGTGGTGGAACGACATCGCCGACCTGGAGGTGCTGCGCCCGCTGCTGGCGCAGCGGGAGGCGGTCTTCGGCAGCCGCCCACCGGCCGAGTTCACCGCACCGGTGTCGTGGCACACCGCCGCCGCTCGTGAGGCCGGATTCGGCCAGGCCGGAATCCTCTGGCGGTGCGGCAGGCACGCGGCGCTGGCGGCGGTGGCCTGA
- a CDS encoding anchored repeat ABC transporter, substrate-binding protein — protein MSPLVAPRLRKAVLPLLIVGLIAGCRSEVALTADDDRLQVVTTTGILRDLVSNVGGERVAVTSLVPDSADPHSYEPSLRDVRDVVYADVAFSNYLLLEEQAVIKALDANLRDGVPNISLAEGAVKYAAEIIPLVEDVSLDTIWLGMRVRGTGAAQGANRSSDVLLSATAADGPGRLLAYLTESFGNPSFSVDSGDGFDAANGYRDDTATLPPDAHTHMSWAFTKPGVYRLTMRAHLAVTPETAPVPLGEQAFTFAVGVDPHSVAGMAGAQVLNAGHADVTVDLDERRLYLFADPEGSGEANQRVYDPASTVIEVPNKALLEVPGDRRFRFLGRPGTQVYQLPQAVLGKHVHGEIDPHLWQNVRNAISYVELIRDTLIGVDPHGAADYRANASAYIRELETLDTQVRDTIARIPPSRRHLVSTHDAFGYLGQAYGMQISGFVTPNPATEPSLADRRRLTETIRNLKIPAVFLEPNLAARSTTLTEVAREEGLRVCPIYGDTFDRDVTTYADMMRFNAESLHDCLTTDK, from the coding sequence ATGAGCCCACTGGTCGCGCCACGGCTGCGGAAGGCGGTCCTGCCGCTGCTGATCGTGGGGCTGATCGCGGGCTGCCGGTCGGAGGTGGCGTTGACCGCCGACGACGACCGGCTCCAGGTCGTCACGACCACCGGCATCCTGCGGGATCTGGTGAGCAACGTCGGTGGTGAGCGGGTGGCGGTCACGTCCCTGGTGCCCGACAGCGCCGACCCGCACAGCTACGAGCCGTCGTTGCGGGACGTCCGGGATGTGGTCTACGCCGACGTGGCGTTCAGCAACTACCTGCTGCTGGAGGAGCAGGCCGTCATCAAGGCGCTGGACGCGAACCTGCGCGACGGCGTACCGAACATCTCGCTGGCTGAGGGAGCGGTGAAGTACGCCGCGGAGATCATCCCCCTGGTCGAGGACGTGTCGCTGGACACCATCTGGTTGGGCATGCGGGTACGCGGCACCGGTGCGGCGCAGGGCGCGAACCGCTCCTCCGACGTGCTGCTCAGCGCGACCGCCGCGGACGGACCGGGCCGGCTACTCGCGTACCTGACCGAGTCGTTCGGCAACCCGTCGTTCTCCGTCGACTCCGGCGACGGGTTCGACGCCGCCAACGGATACCGGGACGACACCGCCACGCTGCCACCCGACGCCCACACTCACATGAGCTGGGCGTTCACCAAGCCCGGCGTCTACCGGCTGACCATGCGGGCCCACCTGGCGGTGACCCCCGAAACCGCGCCCGTCCCACTGGGTGAGCAGGCGTTCACCTTCGCCGTCGGAGTGGACCCGCACTCGGTGGCAGGGATGGCAGGCGCGCAGGTGTTGAACGCCGGCCACGCCGACGTCACCGTCGACCTCGACGAGCGGCGGCTCTACCTGTTCGCCGACCCGGAGGGCAGCGGTGAAGCCAACCAGCGGGTGTACGACCCGGCCAGCACCGTGATCGAGGTGCCGAACAAGGCGCTGCTGGAGGTGCCCGGTGACCGCAGGTTCCGGTTTCTCGGCCGGCCCGGCACCCAGGTCTACCAGCTGCCGCAGGCGGTGCTCGGCAAGCACGTGCACGGCGAGATCGACCCGCACCTGTGGCAGAACGTCCGCAACGCCATCTCCTATGTGGAGCTCATTCGGGACACCCTGATCGGCGTCGACCCGCACGGCGCGGCGGATTACCGCGCGAACGCCTCGGCCTACATCCGGGAACTGGAGACGCTCGATACCCAGGTCCGCGACACCATCGCCCGCATCCCGCCGTCACGCCGGCACCTGGTCAGCACCCACGACGCGTTCGGCTACCTGGGCCAGGCGTACGGGATGCAGATCTCCGGTTTCGTCACCCCGAACCCCGCCACCGAACCGAGCCTCGCCGACCGCCGCCGGCTCACTGAGACGATCCGCAACCTGAAGATCCCCGCCGTCTTCCTGGAACCCAACCTGGCGGCCCGATCCACCACCCTCACCGAGGTGGCCCGTGAAGAGGGGCTGCGGGTCTGCCCGATCTACGGCGACACGTTCGACCGGGACGTCACCACCTACGCGGACATGATGCGGTTCAACGCCGAATCGCTGCACGACTGCCTGACCACGGACAAGTGA
- a CDS encoding Y4yA family PLP-dependent enzyme gives MGSPLGVILPHRLRDNIAAFRAVFTEHRLSGEMYYAHKANRSSALVRELATTDAGIDVASLAELQHALGAGFVSQRIMATGPKNEEFLWLCARTGVTVSADSIGELATLARLVTDWSLPRVRVMARLSGFTSTGVRLGSRRSRFGVPAAETSEILDAVEKHTDALNLVGVAFHLDTIGLPEKATALEGCLGALDECRRRGLRPWSVDIGGGFGVDYLADGAQWERYTSALTEAVLGRRAPLTWNGHAYGLRAEGDHVRGSLNLYPAHRPVSGPAYLDRLLRTLSPEQRRPLGTLLLDNMYDLHIEPGRALLDQCGLVLARVLEVRDEADGDTIVRLDCNARDVSIEEHGVLMDPVVLHRTTPAGPGPAGVYLFGNLCLEADLITRRKVFLPSRPRTGDLLAFVNTAGYLMDFSATQALHQPIGRKVALYRDDGGWRWCLDEQYWPVHHRVEAT, from the coding sequence ATGGGATCCCCGCTCGGTGTGATTCTGCCGCATCGGTTGAGGGACAACATCGCCGCATTTCGTGCGGTCTTCACCGAGCACCGCCTCTCGGGTGAGATGTACTACGCGCACAAGGCCAACCGATCCAGCGCCCTGGTGCGCGAGCTCGCCACCACCGACGCGGGCATCGACGTGGCGTCGCTGGCTGAGCTGCAGCACGCGCTCGGTGCCGGCTTCGTGTCGCAGCGGATCATGGCGACCGGGCCGAAGAACGAGGAGTTCCTCTGGCTCTGCGCCCGCACCGGAGTCACCGTCAGCGCCGACTCGATCGGCGAGTTGGCGACGCTCGCCAGGCTGGTCACGGACTGGTCGTTGCCGCGCGTACGGGTGATGGCCCGCCTGTCCGGCTTCACCTCGACAGGCGTGCGGCTCGGCAGCCGTCGCAGCCGCTTCGGGGTGCCGGCCGCCGAGACGAGCGAGATCCTCGACGCGGTCGAGAAACACACCGATGCCCTGAACCTGGTCGGAGTGGCATTCCACCTCGACACGATCGGGCTGCCGGAGAAGGCAACGGCCTTGGAGGGCTGCCTCGGTGCGCTGGACGAGTGCCGCCGGCGCGGTCTGCGACCGTGGTCGGTGGACATCGGCGGTGGGTTCGGCGTCGACTACCTCGCCGACGGCGCGCAGTGGGAGCGGTACACCTCCGCGTTGACCGAGGCGGTGCTCGGCAGGCGTGCGCCGCTGACCTGGAACGGGCACGCCTACGGACTGCGCGCCGAAGGTGACCACGTTCGGGGTTCGCTGAACCTGTACCCCGCCCACCGGCCCGTGTCGGGGCCGGCGTACCTCGATCGGTTGTTGCGGACCCTCTCGCCCGAGCAGCGCCGCCCGCTCGGGACGCTGCTGTTGGACAACATGTACGACCTGCACATCGAGCCGGGTCGGGCCCTGCTCGACCAGTGCGGCCTGGTCCTGGCCCGCGTTCTCGAGGTTCGCGACGAGGCCGACGGCGACACGATCGTGCGCCTGGACTGCAACGCACGGGATGTCAGCATCGAGGAGCACGGCGTCCTGATGGACCCGGTCGTCCTGCACCGGACGACTCCGGCCGGTCCGGGGCCCGCGGGGGTGTACCTGTTCGGCAACCTCTGTCTCGAGGCGGATCTCATCACCCGCCGCAAGGTCTTCCTCCCCTCCAGGCCCCGCACCGGCGACCTGCTCGCCTTCGTCAACACCGCCGGCTACCTCATGGACTTCAGTGCCACGCAGGCGCTGCACCAGCCGATCGGCCGCAAGGTCGCGCTGTACCGCGACGACGGCGGGTGGCGATGGTGCCTCGACGAGCAGTACTGGCCCGTTCACCATCGCGTGGAGGCGACATGA
- a CDS encoding choice-of-anchor M domain-containing protein: MRSTIRHLLASGVLGVALVATALPAQAATTSAVVFNSGHLDLVDVAYEDGALEVGIHDEDNDVEYGADEVKLIVKRQAKVTVPADPAFAFLGTPGASTVWILPQIQNTNLIWPGIAAEEIEAGVFTGDALTLAVQSVTGPGQLAIYTESAVGQPTILADSGDGLPDAITVTAGDHTHANWAFDQAGNYKVTVRATGTLAATGQQVTSAPATLRFTVKA, from the coding sequence GTGCGTAGCACCATCCGTCATCTACTGGCGTCGGGTGTCCTGGGCGTGGCGTTGGTCGCCACGGCCCTGCCCGCCCAGGCCGCCACCACGTCCGCCGTGGTGTTCAACTCCGGCCATCTCGACCTCGTGGACGTGGCCTACGAGGACGGCGCGCTGGAGGTCGGCATCCACGACGAGGACAACGACGTCGAGTACGGCGCCGACGAGGTCAAGCTGATCGTCAAGCGCCAAGCCAAGGTCACGGTCCCCGCCGACCCCGCGTTCGCCTTCCTCGGCACCCCAGGCGCGTCCACGGTGTGGATCCTGCCGCAGATCCAGAACACCAACCTCATCTGGCCGGGCATCGCCGCCGAGGAGATCGAAGCCGGCGTCTTCACCGGCGACGCGCTGACGCTGGCCGTGCAGTCGGTGACCGGCCCCGGCCAGCTCGCGATCTACACCGAAAGCGCTGTCGGCCAGCCGACCATCCTGGCCGACAGCGGTGACGGCCTCCCGGATGCCATCACGGTGACCGCCGGTGACCACACCCACGCCAACTGGGCGTTCGACCAGGCCGGCAACTACAAGGTGACCGTGCGCGCCACCGGCACCCTGGCCGCCACCGGCCAGCAGGTGACCTCCGCCCCCGCCACGCTGCGCTTCACGGTCAAGGCGTGA
- a CDS encoding aminotransferase class V-fold PLP-dependent enzyme, whose protein sequence is MGVLDELHTWQDGLRGQFPLITANPDVAYLDSAATSQKPQAVLDAVLTYLTTGNANAARGTYPWANRTTTRIEQARDRLRRFLDDPVPQRSGVHFVSGTTEGLRAVARDWLAPQLRDGDEIIVPFADHAANNAPWLEAAELLRHQGVSIDVRAMPYDDAHDYDTAGLAAMVNDRTRLIAATHVHHVYGNDMNVHRLRAAAGPSVPICLDAAQGVGHLPLSTATTDVDFVVFSGHKAMALPGTGAIWARNQRGPTYAPAGWLGSPNTSGIISLVAALDWLDAAGLDRVARWNTALGARLTDGLRTLSTVEVLGCQSSLAADSRTQQRQGIVAFRHRLIGSNDLGFILAAHGLLVRADGHCQGDQGEKTASVRVSLHVYNTAEEVDRLLSVLMELDRD, encoded by the coding sequence ATGGGTGTTCTCGACGAGCTGCACACGTGGCAGGACGGGCTGCGTGGTCAGTTCCCGCTGATCACGGCGAACCCGGACGTGGCGTACCTGGACAGCGCCGCCACCTCGCAGAAGCCGCAGGCGGTCCTCGACGCCGTCCTGACCTACCTGACGACGGGCAACGCCAACGCCGCGCGGGGCACGTACCCGTGGGCGAACCGGACCACCACCCGCATCGAGCAGGCCCGCGACCGACTGCGCCGCTTCCTCGACGACCCGGTGCCACAGCGGTCCGGGGTGCACTTCGTCAGCGGCACCACCGAAGGGCTGCGCGCCGTCGCCCGCGACTGGCTCGCCCCGCAGCTACGCGACGGCGACGAGATCATCGTGCCGTTCGCCGATCACGCCGCCAACAACGCACCCTGGCTGGAGGCCGCCGAGCTGCTGCGTCACCAGGGCGTGTCCATCGACGTCCGGGCCATGCCGTACGACGACGCCCACGACTACGACACCGCCGGGCTCGCTGCGATGGTCAACGACCGGACCCGTCTGATCGCCGCGACCCACGTGCACCACGTCTACGGCAACGACATGAACGTGCACCGGCTGCGCGCGGCAGCCGGACCGAGCGTCCCGATCTGCCTCGACGCCGCGCAGGGCGTGGGGCACCTGCCGCTGTCCACCGCGACGACCGACGTCGACTTCGTGGTGTTCTCCGGGCACAAGGCGATGGCGTTGCCCGGGACCGGCGCGATCTGGGCGCGCAATCAGCGCGGTCCGACCTACGCGCCGGCCGGCTGGCTCGGCTCACCCAACACCAGCGGCATCATCAGCCTGGTGGCCGCACTGGACTGGCTCGACGCCGCCGGCCTGGATCGCGTCGCCCGGTGGAACACCGCTCTCGGCGCACGGCTCACCGACGGGTTGCGCACGCTGTCCACCGTCGAGGTGCTGGGCTGTCAGAGCAGCCTGGCCGCCGACAGCCGGACCCAGCAACGCCAGGGCATCGTGGCCTTCCGGCACCGCCTGATCGGCTCGAACGACCTCGGGTTCATCCTGGCCGCGCACGGACTCCTGGTCCGCGCGGACGGTCACTGTCAGGGCGACCAGGGCGAGAAGACGGCATCCGTACGGGTGAGCCTGCACGTCTACAACACCGCCGAGGAGGTGGACCGGCTCCTGTCGGTCCTGATGGAACTCGACCGCGATTGA
- a CDS encoding choice-of-anchor M domain-containing protein, with product MEEPVTAGRARRRLRTTSAILRCAVATVIVLATTHTPARAEEPTPGLGQSIAADQPLATGRTELATGHVDIGPRYVDNRWTLLIHDGTQAQPVWRDPDETLLRISDAALQTVPDDPAYAFLGVDAGKRVYVVPQTQNQNVVWLGWNTQDPRVMQTIDRGVTLTLLGVQGPGNLTTYLQSGNFAAPQPLWRSADSTAQPFWAEVNTHTHANWVFTAPGIYLVAVRASADLVNGETVSATRTLRFAVGDTTSADEAFAAAADIPTAAGPAPAGEDRAADDESAGMGTTLLLIALAGAAALLAVGLVLLLLRGRGAKRRAETEQAAAASEGQP from the coding sequence ATGGAGGAGCCAGTGACGGCAGGACGGGCGCGGCGCCGCCTTCGTACGACAAGCGCCATCCTGCGGTGCGCGGTGGCCACGGTCATCGTGCTGGCCACGACGCATACCCCGGCCCGAGCCGAGGAGCCGACACCGGGCCTCGGCCAGTCGATCGCCGCCGACCAGCCCCTGGCCACCGGCCGGACCGAACTCGCCACCGGTCACGTCGACATCGGTCCCCGCTACGTCGACAACCGGTGGACACTGCTGATCCACGACGGCACACAGGCGCAACCGGTGTGGCGCGACCCCGACGAGACCCTGCTTCGAATTTCCGACGCCGCGTTGCAGACCGTTCCCGACGACCCGGCGTACGCGTTCCTCGGCGTTGACGCCGGCAAGCGGGTGTACGTGGTGCCGCAGACCCAGAACCAGAACGTGGTCTGGCTCGGCTGGAACACCCAGGACCCCCGGGTGATGCAGACCATCGACCGTGGCGTCACCCTGACCTTGCTCGGCGTACAGGGACCGGGGAACCTCACGACCTACCTGCAGTCGGGCAACTTCGCCGCACCCCAGCCGCTCTGGCGCTCCGCCGATTCCACGGCGCAGCCGTTCTGGGCCGAGGTCAACACCCACACCCACGCCAACTGGGTGTTCACCGCGCCAGGAATCTACCTGGTCGCGGTGCGGGCGTCGGCCGACCTGGTCAACGGTGAAACTGTCTCGGCGACCCGCACGCTGCGTTTCGCCGTGGGCGACACCACCAGCGCCGACGAGGCGTTCGCCGCCGCGGCGGACATCCCCACAGCAGCAGGGCCGGCACCAGCTGGCGAGGACCGGGCCGCCGACGACGAGTCAGCGGGCATGGGCACGACACTGCTGCTCATCGCGCTGGCGGGCGCGGCCGCCCTGCTCGCCGTCGGACTGGTTCTCCTGCTGCTGCGCGGACGCGGCGCGAAGCGCCGGGCCGAGACGGAACAGGCCGCCGCAGCGTCGGAGGGTCAGCCGTGA
- a CDS encoding anchored repeat-type ABC transporter permease subunit, with protein sequence MSITDFITDLLNPDLAFLPKALAIAVMSSIVCGVIGCYVVLRGMAFIGDAVAHAVFPGIAVAFVLQGSLVVGGAVAGVATALLIAIFSQNRRVKEDSIIGVFLVGAFALGIVIISQAPGYAGSLQQFLFGSITGIPDRDLYVVGGTGLVILGLVLALHKEFVAVCLDREMSRSMGLSVFWLDIVLYVLVTLAVVISLQTIGNILVLALLITPAAAARLLTDRLGVMMLLAPLIGGVSATVGMYLSWSYDTPVGGTIVLVATAVFLAAWLFAPRHGLLSRRWRRPGGQELDDDAQPSPRPALSQAS encoded by the coding sequence ATGTCGATCACCGATTTCATCACCGACCTGCTCAACCCCGACCTCGCGTTCCTGCCGAAGGCGCTGGCGATCGCGGTCATGTCCAGCATCGTCTGCGGCGTCATCGGCTGCTACGTCGTCCTGCGCGGCATGGCGTTCATCGGCGACGCCGTGGCGCACGCGGTCTTCCCGGGCATCGCGGTCGCCTTCGTCCTGCAGGGCAGCCTGGTCGTCGGTGGTGCCGTCGCCGGCGTGGCCACCGCACTGCTGATCGCGATCTTCTCGCAGAACCGGCGCGTGAAGGAGGACTCGATCATCGGCGTCTTCCTGGTCGGCGCCTTCGCCCTCGGAATCGTGATCATCTCGCAGGCCCCCGGCTACGCCGGATCGCTGCAACAGTTCCTCTTCGGCTCGATCACCGGCATCCCGGACCGGGACCTGTACGTCGTCGGGGGCACCGGCCTGGTCATCCTCGGCCTGGTGCTCGCCCTGCACAAGGAGTTCGTCGCGGTCTGCCTGGACCGAGAGATGTCCCGCTCGATGGGGTTGTCGGTCTTCTGGCTCGACATCGTGCTCTACGTTCTGGTCACCCTGGCCGTGGTGATCTCCCTGCAGACCATCGGCAACATCCTCGTCCTGGCGCTGCTGATCACCCCGGCGGCGGCGGCACGTCTGCTCACCGACCGGCTCGGCGTGATGATGCTGCTCGCCCCCCTGATCGGCGGTGTATCGGCGACCGTCGGGATGTACCTGTCCTGGAGCTACGACACGCCGGTCGGCGGCACCATCGTCCTGGTCGCCACAGCGGTCTTCCTGGCCGCCTGGCTGTTCGCCCCGCGACACGGCCTCCTGAGTCGACGGTGGCGACGCCCCGGCGGGCAGGAACTCGACGATGACGCGCAGCCGAGTCCTCGTCCAGCCCTATCGCAGGCCAGTTAA
- a CDS encoding pyridoxal-phosphate dependent enzyme gives MTDAIGNTPLVRIDPAVHGLRNIDLYAKMELLNPFGSLKDRAAWNMARPLLTQAVERGDTVVELSSGNTAKALAVIAGMHGLTFKSVTNRMKVAEIKDLLLLLGAEIDELPGQAECLDPTDTDDPLTRMYHRLAGSGEGYLHTDQYFNELNVDAHLNGTGPEIVKDLDGRAPDYFIACVGTAGSSTGVAAALRQHNPDVRVVGLVAHKSDFIPGIRTIDEVHEVGLFDPDVYDAVETITADDAIDGLLTLVRRCGTLAGPTGGGAYQGAVRHLRAVDAQLTERRTAVFIVCDRVESYMSYLRERRPELFGRPPRRNSLRTVTDAEVRQAATVDVAEAERWIAERRGLVVDLRSPFAYQALHIDGSVNIVDELFAELLHGGLPFGRRQPVLLVCPVGEKSARYAALLTRMGHPDVRSLDGGIIAWRDAGAELVRD, from the coding sequence ATGACGGATGCCATCGGCAACACACCGCTGGTGCGCATCGACCCCGCGGTACACGGTCTGCGCAACATCGACCTGTACGCCAAGATGGAGCTGCTCAACCCGTTCGGTTCCCTGAAGGACCGCGCCGCGTGGAACATGGCCCGGCCCCTGCTCACCCAGGCCGTCGAGCGCGGCGACACCGTCGTGGAGTTGTCCAGCGGCAACACCGCCAAGGCCCTCGCCGTCATCGCCGGCATGCACGGGCTCACCTTCAAGAGCGTCACCAACCGCATGAAGGTCGCCGAGATCAAGGACCTGCTCCTGCTGCTCGGCGCGGAGATCGACGAGCTGCCCGGCCAGGCCGAATGCCTCGACCCCACCGACACCGACGACCCGCTGACCAGGATGTACCACCGGCTCGCCGGATCGGGCGAGGGCTACCTGCACACCGACCAGTACTTCAACGAACTCAACGTCGACGCACACCTCAACGGCACCGGCCCGGAGATCGTGAAGGACCTCGACGGCCGAGCCCCGGACTACTTCATCGCCTGCGTCGGAACGGCCGGCTCGTCCACCGGCGTGGCGGCCGCGCTGCGCCAGCACAATCCCGATGTACGGGTCGTCGGGCTGGTGGCACACAAGTCCGACTTCATCCCGGGGATCCGCACCATCGACGAGGTGCACGAGGTCGGCCTCTTCGACCCCGACGTCTACGACGCAGTCGAGACGATCACCGCCGACGACGCCATCGACGGTCTACTGACTCTCGTACGCCGGTGCGGCACGCTCGCCGGGCCGACCGGTGGCGGCGCATACCAGGGCGCCGTCCGCCACCTGCGCGCCGTCGACGCGCAGCTCACCGAACGCCGCACGGCGGTCTTCATCGTCTGCGACCGGGTGGAGAGCTACATGAGTTACCTGCGGGAGAGACGCCCCGAGCTGTTCGGGCGGCCACCACGACGCAACTCCCTCCGCACGGTCACCGACGCGGAGGTGCGGCAGGCGGCGACGGTGGACGTCGCGGAGGCCGAGCGGTGGATCGCCGAGCGCCGAGGGCTGGTCGTCGACCTGCGCAGCCCGTTCGCGTACCAGGCGCTGCACATCGACGGCTCGGTCAACATCGTCGACGAGCTGTTCGCCGAGCTGCTGCATGGTGGGCTGCCGTTCGGTCGCCGCCAGCCGGTGCTCCTGGTCTGCCCGGTGGGGGAGAAGTCCGCCCGCTACGCCGCTCTGCTGACCCGGATGGGTCATCCGGACGTGCGCTCGCTCGACGGTGGGATCATCGCCTGGCGCGACGCGGGCGCGGAGCTCGTACGCGACTGA
- a CDS encoding anchored repeat-type ABC transporter ATP-binding subunit — MRALEIEGLDVDLGGRPVLRDIRLHLDRGELVGLLGPNGAGKTTLLRAILALTRTRGGTVTVEGKPSRPGRSEIGYVPQRHEFTWDFPISVEHAVMSGRTGRIGLLRRSGVADWRAVGDALDRVQLTGLRRRPVGELSGGQRQRVLVARALALAPRILLLDEPFTGLDMPTQELLGDLFTSLAREDRAVLMTTHDLVAAVDSCTRLVLLNGRIIADGQPADLQDAELWTKTFGVSATSALLKLVRAT; from the coding sequence GTGAGAGCACTCGAGATCGAAGGGTTGGACGTGGACCTCGGCGGCCGGCCGGTCTTGCGAGACATCCGGCTGCACCTGGACCGGGGCGAACTGGTCGGGCTGCTCGGGCCCAACGGCGCCGGGAAGACCACCCTGCTCCGCGCCATCCTGGCACTGACCCGCACCCGTGGCGGCACCGTGACAGTGGAGGGCAAGCCATCGCGTCCCGGCCGTTCCGAAATCGGTTACGTCCCCCAGCGTCACGAGTTCACCTGGGATTTCCCGATCTCGGTCGAACATGCCGTGATGAGCGGCCGGACCGGGCGCATCGGCCTGCTGCGCCGATCTGGCGTCGCCGACTGGCGGGCGGTCGGCGACGCACTGGACCGCGTACAGCTGACCGGGTTGCGGCGCCGGCCGGTCGGTGAGTTGTCCGGCGGGCAACGGCAACGCGTCCTGGTCGCCCGCGCCCTCGCGCTCGCGCCGCGCATCCTGCTGCTGGACGAACCCTTCACCGGACTCGACATGCCCACCCAGGAACTGCTGGGCGACCTGTTCACCAGCCTGGCGAGAGAGGACCGCGCGGTGCTGATGACCACCCACGATCTCGTCGCCGCGGTGGACTCCTGCACCCGACTGGTCCTGCTCAACGGCCGGATCATCGCCGACGGGCAGCCGGCGGACCTACAGGACGCCGAGCTGTGGACGAAGACCTTCGGGGTGAGCGCCACCTCAGCACTGCTGAAGCTCGTGAGGGCAACCTGA